One genomic region from Arthrobacter sp. FB24 encodes:
- a CDS encoding glycoside hydrolase family 13 protein, whose protein sequence is MSVDSMLKAPAVAAGPLTLVHTADEASGWWRSAVIYQVYPRSFRDLNGDGIGDLAGITAELPQLARLDVDAVWLSPFYRSPQKDAGYDVSDYCDVDPLFGTLADFDAMMVEATRLKLRVIVDLVPNHCSDQHAAFQAALAAPAGSAERDMYIFRDGLGTYGEEPPNNWQSHFGGPAWTRITEPDGRPGQWYLHLFDTSQPDFNWDNQAVHDEFERVLRFWLDRGVSGFRVDVAHALVKAPGLPEWGGRADGNSCDGYPGHDAPMFGQPALHDIYRAWRRILAEYGPDRILCAEANVDPLPRLADWVRPDEMHQAFNFPYLHAGLDVHRLRGVITDSLVALDAVGAPSTWVLSNHDVVRHATRFGYDGPAPRDGDGIGTFDRQPDLALGRTRAAAASMFMLGLPGGAYLYQGEELGLPDGIDIPDSQRQDPTFARTGGERLGRDGCRVPLPWRAAELHAGFGSGQDPWLPQPASFSELARDAQAEEPTSHLNLYRRMLSMRRELDLGRGSLAWLESWCSDSSLAYVNGTTLVVMNTGREPLELPAGRVLLRSSAESAATNSGGHQLGSGETAWLTLEVG, encoded by the coding sequence ATGTCCGTTGACTCAATGCTCAAAGCCCCCGCCGTCGCGGCAGGGCCGCTGACCCTGGTCCACACTGCTGATGAAGCTTCCGGCTGGTGGCGGTCCGCCGTCATCTACCAGGTCTATCCGCGCTCCTTTCGGGACCTGAACGGAGACGGCATCGGCGATCTTGCCGGCATAACAGCGGAGCTGCCCCAGTTGGCCCGGCTCGATGTGGATGCCGTCTGGCTGTCGCCGTTCTACCGCTCACCGCAAAAGGACGCCGGCTATGACGTCAGCGACTACTGTGACGTCGATCCGCTGTTCGGCACCCTGGCTGACTTCGACGCCATGATGGTGGAGGCAACCCGCCTGAAGCTGCGGGTGATCGTGGACCTCGTTCCCAATCACTGCTCGGACCAGCACGCCGCTTTCCAGGCTGCCCTCGCCGCCCCCGCCGGCAGTGCGGAACGTGACATGTATATCTTCCGGGACGGCCTGGGAACCTATGGTGAAGAGCCTCCCAACAACTGGCAGTCGCACTTTGGCGGACCCGCCTGGACACGAATCACGGAGCCGGACGGCCGGCCCGGGCAGTGGTACCTCCACCTCTTCGACACCTCCCAGCCCGACTTCAACTGGGACAACCAGGCAGTCCACGATGAGTTCGAGCGGGTGCTGCGTTTCTGGCTGGACCGGGGCGTGTCCGGATTCCGCGTGGATGTGGCCCACGCACTGGTGAAGGCTCCCGGCCTGCCGGAGTGGGGCGGCCGGGCCGACGGCAACAGCTGCGACGGCTACCCCGGCCATGACGCACCCATGTTCGGCCAGCCGGCCCTGCATGACATCTACCGGGCCTGGCGCCGTATCCTGGCCGAGTACGGTCCGGACCGCATCCTGTGTGCCGAAGCCAATGTGGACCCGCTGCCCCGTTTGGCCGACTGGGTCCGCCCGGACGAAATGCACCAGGCGTTCAATTTCCCGTATCTCCATGCGGGCCTGGACGTCCACCGCCTGCGCGGTGTCATCACTGACTCCCTGGTGGCGCTGGACGCCGTCGGCGCGCCAAGCACATGGGTACTGTCCAACCACGACGTCGTCCGCCACGCCACCCGTTTCGGCTACGACGGCCCTGCCCCGCGCGACGGCGACGGGATCGGCACCTTTGACCGGCAGCCCGACCTGGCCCTGGGCAGGACCAGGGCTGCCGCCGCCTCCATGTTCATGCTGGGGCTTCCCGGCGGGGCGTACCTCTACCAGGGTGAAGAACTGGGCCTTCCGGACGGAATCGATATCCCGGACAGCCAGCGCCAGGACCCCACGTTCGCGCGCACCGGCGGAGAGCGGTTGGGCCGCGACGGCTGCCGGGTGCCCCTTCCCTGGCGTGCCGCTGAACTGCACGCCGGCTTCGGCTCGGGACAGGATCCGTGGCTGCCGCAGCCTGCGAGCTTCAGCGAACTGGCGCGCGACGCGCAGGCCGAAGAGCCGACGTCGCATTTGAACCTCTACCGTCGGATGCTGTCCATGCGGAGGGAGCTGGACCTGGGCAGAGGCTCGCTGGCTTGGCTGGAAAGCTGGTGCAGCGATTCGTCCCTGGCCTACGTCAACGGCACCACCCTTGTGGTCATGAACACGGGACGTGAACCGTTGGAACTCCCGGCCGGCCGGGTGCTGCTGCGCAGCTCCGCGGAGTCAGCTGCGACGAACTCGGGCGGTCATCAGCTAGGCTCGGGTGAGACGGCCTGGTTGACCCTTGAGGTTGGGTGA
- a CDS encoding sugar ABC transporter substrate-binding protein, translated as MKVQNTLTSGTSRRVFTAGALSVVAALALSACGGASATAPATATAKPDLKSAGAGTITMWVDAERSPALKDITAKFQADTGIEVKLVVKDFAAVRDDFITQVPTGKGPDLIVGPHDWVGKFVQNGVIAPIELGDKSSAFQDSSIKAMTFNGSVYGVPYAIENIALLRNTDLVAESAATLDEVVANGKKAVADGKAKFPFLVGMDPKQGDPYHLYPLQASMGSQVFGQAADGGYDPKQLLIGDAAGVEFAKKLVAWGDAGEKIINSNITGDIAKEKFLAGESPYFLTGPWNVPDVQKKGIKFAVDALPTAGDKPAQPFIGVNGFFISAKSANALATNEFVTNYLTSEAAQDSMYKAGGRPPALKASFEKAASDPVVEAFGKIGATGVPMPAIPEMSAVWADWGATELALIKGQGDPAAEWAKMAASIKAKIAG; from the coding sequence ATGAAGGTGCAGAACACCCTCACGAGCGGGACCAGCCGCCGCGTCTTCACGGCGGGCGCGCTCTCCGTCGTGGCAGCCTTGGCGCTCAGCGCCTGCGGCGGCGCATCGGCCACCGCGCCGGCAACGGCTACCGCCAAGCCGGACCTGAAGTCTGCCGGTGCAGGCACCATCACCATGTGGGTCGACGCCGAACGGTCACCGGCCCTGAAGGACATCACCGCCAAGTTCCAGGCTGACACCGGCATCGAGGTCAAGCTCGTCGTCAAGGACTTCGCGGCCGTCCGCGATGACTTCATCACCCAGGTACCCACGGGCAAGGGCCCGGACCTGATCGTCGGACCGCATGACTGGGTCGGCAAGTTCGTCCAGAACGGCGTCATTGCTCCGATCGAACTCGGGGACAAGTCGTCGGCCTTCCAGGATTCGTCCATCAAAGCCATGACCTTCAACGGTTCCGTCTATGGTGTCCCGTACGCCATCGAAAATATCGCGTTGCTGCGCAACACCGACCTGGTGGCCGAGAGCGCGGCAACGCTGGACGAGGTAGTGGCCAACGGCAAGAAGGCAGTGGCGGACGGCAAGGCCAAGTTCCCGTTCCTGGTGGGCATGGACCCCAAGCAGGGTGACCCCTACCACCTCTACCCGCTGCAGGCCTCCATGGGTTCGCAGGTCTTCGGCCAGGCTGCCGACGGTGGCTACGATCCCAAACAGCTCCTCATCGGTGACGCCGCCGGTGTTGAGTTCGCCAAGAAGCTCGTGGCCTGGGGCGACGCAGGTGAAAAGATCATCAATTCCAACATCACCGGAGACATCGCCAAGGAGAAGTTCCTGGCAGGCGAATCCCCTTACTTCCTGACGGGCCCCTGGAACGTTCCGGATGTCCAGAAGAAGGGCATCAAGTTTGCCGTGGACGCCCTGCCGACCGCCGGCGACAAGCCCGCCCAGCCGTTTATCGGCGTCAACGGTTTCTTCATCAGCGCCAAGAGCGCTAACGCCCTTGCCACCAATGAATTCGTAACCAACTACCTCACCTCCGAAGCGGCGCAGGATTCCATGTACAAGGCCGGCGGCCGTCCGCCGGCGCTGAAGGCCTCCTTCGAGAAGGCAGCCAGCGACCCCGTGGTGGAAGCATTCGGCAAGATCGGCGCCACCGGCGTGCCCATGCCTGCCATTCCGGAAATGAGCGCGGTCTGGGCCGACTGGGGAGCCACTGAACTCGCGCTGATCAAGGGCCAGGGCGATCCCGCTGCCGAGTGGGCCAAGATGGCTGCCAGCATCAAGGCGAAGATCGCCGGCTGA
- a CDS encoding ABC transporter permease subunit produces the protein MPKTDLFQDSPPPPSPGAAPTSAVAPSPGGRTSGRRPGLPKRSSRQDSIKGTVAKIVLLGLVDALAVYVLMMLFLSQSWGALAVSSAVVLAINWIYLRKGGLPAKYLAPGVLFLLVFQVFVVLFSGYIAFTNYGDGHNSTKDDAIAAIQLTAQKRVPDSPAYKAAVLTKGSDFYLLFTDPDGKASIGSTGTPLNEVPDAGTDSTGKANSVDGYRTLNFQEIVANQQEILAITVPVSDDPADGTLRTADGSSAYEFKPALTYDAAADTFTDTDTGAVFRDNGKGAFADGNGQTLTTGWKIDVGMDNFARAFTDPSLRGPLLGVILWTFTFAVASVALTFALGLFLAITFNREDLRGKKVYRILMILPYAFPAFLSGLVWSGILNPQFGWLNQTLLGGATIGWLTDPVLAKISVLVVNLWLGFPYMFLVCTGALQSLPTELDEAARMDGAGPWRVFRSIKLPLLLVSIAPLLISSFAFNFNNFNVIYMLTGGGPRFADTDRDIGATDILITLVYKVAFGQGTGRDYGLASALAIIIFIIVATVSAISFKQTKALEDVNS, from the coding sequence ATGCCCAAAACAGATCTCTTCCAGGATTCCCCGCCGCCCCCCTCGCCGGGAGCCGCGCCAACATCGGCAGTGGCGCCATCACCGGGCGGCCGCACCTCGGGCCGCCGGCCGGGGTTGCCGAAACGCAGCTCCCGCCAGGATTCCATCAAGGGGACCGTGGCCAAGATCGTGCTCCTGGGCCTCGTTGACGCACTGGCCGTCTATGTCCTGATGATGCTCTTCCTGAGCCAGTCCTGGGGTGCCCTCGCGGTCTCGTCCGCCGTCGTACTGGCCATTAACTGGATCTACCTCCGCAAGGGGGGACTGCCCGCAAAATACCTGGCGCCGGGCGTGCTGTTCCTGCTGGTGTTCCAGGTCTTTGTGGTCCTCTTCAGCGGCTACATCGCCTTCACCAACTACGGCGACGGGCACAACAGCACCAAGGACGACGCAATCGCGGCCATCCAGCTCACGGCCCAAAAGCGTGTCCCGGACTCGCCGGCCTACAAGGCGGCGGTCCTCACCAAAGGCAGCGACTTCTACCTGCTGTTCACCGATCCCGACGGCAAGGCTTCCATCGGCAGCACCGGTACGCCCCTGAATGAAGTGCCCGACGCCGGCACGGACTCCACCGGCAAGGCCAACTCCGTTGACGGCTACCGGACGCTGAACTTCCAGGAAATCGTGGCAAACCAGCAGGAGATCCTGGCCATCACGGTGCCTGTCTCGGACGACCCCGCTGACGGCACCCTGCGCACGGCGGACGGCAGCAGCGCCTACGAGTTCAAGCCGGCGCTGACCTATGACGCGGCGGCCGACACCTTCACCGACACCGATACCGGCGCCGTTTTCCGCGACAACGGCAAGGGCGCCTTCGCGGACGGCAACGGCCAGACCCTCACCACGGGCTGGAAGATCGACGTCGGTATGGATAACTTTGCCCGCGCCTTCACCGATCCGAGCCTGCGCGGTCCGCTGCTCGGTGTCATCCTCTGGACCTTCACTTTTGCCGTCGCGTCTGTTGCGCTGACCTTCGCGCTTGGCCTGTTCCTGGCCATCACGTTCAACCGCGAGGACCTGCGTGGCAAGAAGGTCTACCGGATCCTGATGATCCTGCCCTATGCCTTCCCGGCGTTCCTGTCCGGACTGGTCTGGTCCGGTATCCTCAACCCGCAATTCGGCTGGCTCAACCAAACGCTGCTGGGCGGCGCGACTATCGGCTGGCTCACGGACCCGGTCCTGGCCAAGATCAGCGTCCTGGTGGTCAACCTATGGCTGGGCTTCCCGTACATGTTCCTGGTCTGCACCGGCGCCCTGCAGTCGCTGCCGACGGAGCTCGACGAGGCTGCCCGGATGGACGGCGCCGGCCCATGGCGTGTCTTCCGGTCCATCAAGCTTCCCCTTCTGCTGGTCTCGATTGCCCCGCTGCTCATCTCCTCCTTCGCCTTCAACTTCAACAACTTCAATGTGATCTACATGCTCACCGGCGGCGGACCGCGCTTCGCGGACACCGACCGCGACATTGGAGCCACGGACATCCTGATCACGCTGGTCTACAAGGTGGCGTTCGGGCAGGGGACCGGCCGCGACTACGGCCTGGCCAGCGCCCTGGCCATCATCATTTTCATCATCGTGGCAACCGTTTCGGCCATCAGCTTCAAGCAGACCAAAGCACTCGAGGACGTGAACTCATGA
- a CDS encoding sugar ABC transporter permease, translating to MNGSTARTGTTAEPATGSAVTEAGTAAGATVEQLKQLHRRRAFGVWFKDKGWRHVVGIAVTIFAIFPLLYVLSAAFNSTGTLVGSNALFSKFDFGNFTALFNDPSRPFGRWFVNTMVVGVVTSAATVFLGAMAAYAFSRMRFKGRRIGLLSLLLLQMFPQLLAVVAIFLLLSGISEVIPALGLGSQLGLIMVYLGGALGVNTYLMYGFFNTVPQSLDEAAKIDGASHVQIFFGIILRLVTPILAVVGLLAFIGISSEFVIASVVLTDPDSQTLAVGLYSFVAQQRSENWGVFAAGAVLAAVPVMALFLFLQRYIVSGLTQGSVKG from the coding sequence ATGAACGGGTCAACGGCACGCACCGGTACGACGGCGGAACCCGCCACAGGCTCCGCAGTCACCGAAGCGGGCACCGCAGCAGGCGCTACCGTCGAGCAGCTGAAGCAGCTGCACCGGCGGCGCGCGTTCGGTGTCTGGTTCAAAGACAAGGGCTGGCGGCACGTCGTGGGAATCGCAGTGACCATCTTCGCGATCTTCCCGCTTCTCTATGTGCTATCCGCCGCGTTCAACTCCACGGGCACTCTCGTGGGCTCGAACGCACTCTTCAGCAAATTCGACTTCGGCAACTTCACTGCCCTGTTCAACGACCCGTCCCGGCCCTTCGGCCGCTGGTTCGTCAACACCATGGTGGTGGGCGTGGTGACCTCCGCAGCAACGGTGTTCCTGGGCGCCATGGCCGCCTACGCATTTTCCCGCATGCGGTTCAAGGGGCGCAGGATCGGGTTGCTGAGCCTTCTCCTGCTTCAGATGTTCCCGCAGCTGCTGGCCGTGGTGGCCATCTTCCTGCTGCTCAGCGGGATCTCCGAGGTCATTCCGGCCCTTGGCCTGGGCAGCCAGCTCGGCCTGATCATGGTGTACCTTGGCGGCGCCCTGGGAGTGAACACGTACCTCATGTACGGCTTCTTCAACACCGTCCCGCAGTCCCTGGACGAGGCAGCCAAGATCGACGGCGCCAGCCACGTGCAGATTTTCTTTGGCATCATCCTGCGCCTGGTCACACCGATCCTCGCAGTGGTGGGGCTGCTGGCCTTCATCGGCATCTCCAGCGAATTCGTCATAGCCAGCGTGGTGCTGACCGACCCGGACAGCCAGACGCTCGCCGTCGGACTCTACTCCTTCGTCGCCCAGCAGCGCTCGGAGAACTGGGGGGTGTTCGCCGCCGGCGCCGTACTCGCAGCTGTCCCCGTGATGGCACTGTTCCTGTTCCTTCAGCGCTACATTGTCAGCGGCCTCACCCAGGGCTCGGTGAAGGGCTGA
- a CDS encoding glycoside hydrolase family 13 protein, with protein sequence MPAFLPPCPLPHHDGSPLHVPRRAGLGDDAGLCVRIPAAWGRAARVWVRSVQDGEPRYDAARSLGELDGWVWWEAEMTVTNPVARYRFLLEVADSEHDGGTPGSGQTGSGHGGSTPGYWSLNAQGLFRRDVSDYADFRLTTFPAAPQWLRRGTMYQVFPDRFARSADAGSRPVPDWAIPSAWDHTPVEGTGPATPFQFYGGDLNGVAEKLDHIQQLGADVIYLTPFFPARSNHRYDASTFNAVDPLLGGDDALVTLVEAAHARGIKVMGDLTANHSGDAHEWFRQALADPASAEAGYYYFTGTGKQGATEAGARAYESWYGVASLPKLNWSSGGLTDKFVLDDDSPVARWLRPPFNLDGWRIDVGNMTGRLGATDLNREVACLIADRVRDINPEAALLAEATNDAAPDFTGEHWHGAMTYANFTRPLWSWLAGDAAHVNFFGTPLAGPNRMGAEDFLATHLDLASAFSWDLRLQNMNALNSHDTARAATVMIDGGQLLGAVMMFTIPGVPVVFAGDEFGLKGYNGEDSRTPMPWNDPSRIGADLRASYSAMAALRRKQPALTGGGIRWLHADGDALAYIRETAESAVLVFVARAPARADLAAGALSPAQFSALAADPAFCTADVRTDAAARSAGTRISAGQAAAAVWILPGTRTP encoded by the coding sequence ATGCCGGCATTCCTCCCGCCCTGCCCCCTCCCGCACCACGACGGTTCGCCGCTTCATGTGCCTCGGCGCGCCGGCCTCGGCGATGATGCCGGGCTCTGCGTGCGGATACCCGCGGCATGGGGCCGTGCCGCCCGGGTCTGGGTGCGGTCGGTCCAGGACGGTGAACCCCGGTACGACGCCGCGCGCAGCCTGGGGGAGCTTGACGGCTGGGTTTGGTGGGAAGCGGAAATGACCGTCACCAACCCGGTGGCCCGGTACCGCTTCCTGCTGGAAGTCGCGGATAGCGAGCACGACGGCGGTACTCCCGGCAGCGGACAGACGGGTAGTGGACATGGGGGCAGCACCCCGGGGTACTGGAGCCTCAACGCCCAGGGCCTGTTCCGCCGCGACGTCTCCGACTACGCGGACTTCCGCCTGACCACCTTCCCGGCAGCGCCGCAGTGGCTGCGCCGGGGAACGATGTACCAGGTGTTTCCGGACCGCTTCGCGCGCTCCGCCGACGCCGGTTCGCGTCCGGTGCCTGACTGGGCCATACCGTCCGCATGGGACCACACGCCCGTGGAGGGAACCGGACCGGCCACGCCGTTCCAGTTCTACGGCGGCGACCTCAACGGGGTGGCCGAAAAACTGGACCATATCCAGCAACTCGGCGCCGACGTCATCTACCTGACACCCTTCTTCCCGGCACGCTCCAATCACCGCTACGATGCCTCCACCTTCAACGCAGTGGATCCGCTCCTGGGCGGCGATGATGCCCTCGTGACGCTGGTGGAAGCGGCCCATGCCCGCGGGATCAAAGTGATGGGCGACCTCACGGCCAACCATTCGGGCGATGCCCACGAGTGGTTCCGGCAGGCGCTGGCCGATCCCGCATCCGCCGAGGCCGGCTACTACTACTTCACAGGGACCGGGAAACAAGGCGCCACCGAAGCGGGTGCCAGGGCCTACGAATCCTGGTACGGCGTCGCCTCGCTGCCCAAGCTCAACTGGTCTTCAGGGGGCCTGACGGACAAGTTCGTCCTGGACGATGACTCGCCGGTGGCGCGCTGGCTCAGGCCCCCGTTCAACCTGGACGGCTGGCGGATCGACGTCGGCAACATGACCGGCCGGCTGGGCGCCACGGACCTCAACCGGGAGGTGGCCTGCCTGATCGCGGACCGGGTCAGGGACATCAACCCGGAAGCCGCACTGCTGGCCGAAGCCACCAACGATGCCGCGCCGGACTTCACCGGCGAACACTGGCACGGGGCCATGACCTACGCCAACTTCACCCGCCCGCTGTGGTCCTGGCTGGCAGGGGACGCCGCGCACGTCAATTTTTTCGGCACCCCCCTTGCGGGCCCCAACCGGATGGGAGCCGAGGACTTCCTCGCCACCCACCTGGACCTGGCATCGGCCTTCAGCTGGGATCTCCGGCTGCAGAACATGAACGCCTTGAACAGCCACGACACCGCCCGTGCAGCCACGGTGATGATCGACGGCGGGCAGCTGCTTGGGGCCGTCATGATGTTCACGATTCCCGGTGTCCCGGTGGTCTTCGCCGGAGACGAGTTTGGCCTCAAGGGGTACAACGGCGAAGACTCCAGGACGCCGATGCCGTGGAACGACCCTTCCCGGATTGGGGCGGACCTCCGTGCCAGCTATTCGGCCATGGCAGCCCTGCGGCGGAAGCAGCCGGCGCTCACCGGAGGCGGAATCCGCTGGTTGCATGCCGACGGCGACGCGCTCGCCTATATCCGCGAGACAGCAGAGAGCGCGGTCCTGGTGTTCGTGGCCCGCGCACCCGCCCGGGCCGACCTCGCGGCCGGCGCACTGTCTCCGGCCCAGTTCTCCGCCCTCGCGGCAGATCCCGCATTCTGCACGGCCGACGTCCGGACCGATGCGGCGGCCCGGAGTGCCGGCACCCGGATCAGCGCGGGCCAAGCAGCGGCCGCGGTGTGGATACTTCCCGGAACCCGGACACCGTAA
- a CDS encoding FAD-binding oxidoreductase has translation MSNIADELKTILEPGKLAMDDLTLAAYAVDQAPVLDYQLPLAVVRAETVADVQAVVSACAKHGVPIVARGAGTGVSGGAHASQGCIVLSLERMNRILDLNPDDETAVVEPGVINADLNDAAAVHGLMYAPDPASFRMSTIGGNVATNAGGLRCAKYGVTRDSVLALDVVLADGSLIHTGHQTFKGVAGYDLTGLFVGSEGTLGIVVGATVRLKYLPREVHTIAAFYPDFRSAAAGVLAVGKARVQPAIMELLDGGSLHQLDEIHGSDLSSRGASLLLIQTDGFGAAAEAEVVREVLAAGGATVTTEASAEAEQLVELRRNSRGVEVDDEYRVGEDVAVPRSRLVDYIGELEAMAVAHGVQLKVVAHAGDGNLHPTFWVDRLDNQVDADAMQRLGEALDRSITVALAMGGTITGEHGIGQYKLRWLGLEQPEPVRELQRRIKHLFDPAGILNPGKAI, from the coding sequence ATGAGCAACATTGCTGACGAGCTCAAAACCATCCTGGAGCCCGGCAAGCTGGCCATGGACGACCTGACCCTGGCGGCCTACGCCGTGGATCAGGCCCCCGTGCTCGACTACCAGCTGCCGCTTGCTGTGGTGAGGGCCGAAACGGTGGCGGATGTCCAGGCCGTGGTCAGTGCGTGCGCCAAGCACGGCGTGCCCATTGTTGCCCGTGGCGCCGGTACCGGCGTGTCCGGCGGTGCCCACGCCAGCCAGGGGTGCATCGTGCTGAGCCTTGAACGGATGAACCGCATCCTGGACCTGAACCCGGACGACGAGACCGCCGTCGTCGAACCCGGCGTTATCAATGCCGACCTCAACGACGCCGCCGCCGTCCACGGGCTGATGTACGCCCCAGACCCTGCGAGCTTCCGGATGTCCACCATCGGGGGCAATGTTGCAACCAACGCCGGCGGCCTGCGCTGCGCAAAATACGGTGTTACCCGTGATTCGGTCCTTGCCCTCGACGTGGTGCTGGCGGACGGTTCCCTGATCCACACCGGGCACCAGACGTTCAAGGGGGTTGCCGGCTACGACCTGACCGGACTGTTCGTCGGATCGGAGGGAACGCTCGGAATCGTGGTGGGGGCAACAGTGCGGCTGAAGTACCTGCCCCGCGAAGTCCACACCATCGCCGCGTTCTACCCGGACTTCCGCAGCGCCGCGGCGGGCGTCCTGGCCGTGGGCAAGGCCCGCGTCCAGCCCGCCATCATGGAACTGCTCGACGGCGGTTCGCTGCATCAGCTCGACGAAATCCACGGCTCGGACCTGAGCTCGCGGGGAGCCTCGCTCCTGCTGATCCAGACGGACGGCTTCGGAGCGGCCGCGGAGGCTGAGGTGGTCCGCGAGGTCCTTGCAGCCGGCGGAGCAACAGTGACCACCGAGGCCAGCGCGGAAGCCGAACAGCTGGTGGAGCTGCGGCGCAACAGCCGCGGCGTCGAAGTGGACGACGAATACAGGGTGGGGGAGGACGTGGCCGTGCCACGCTCGCGGCTGGTGGATTACATCGGCGAACTTGAAGCCATGGCTGTGGCCCACGGCGTGCAGCTCAAGGTCGTGGCCCACGCAGGGGACGGCAACCTGCATCCCACCTTCTGGGTGGACCGCCTGGACAACCAGGTGGACGCCGATGCCATGCAGCGGCTGGGCGAGGCCCTGGACAGGTCAATCACCGTGGCTCTGGCCATGGGTGGGACCATTACCGGCGAGCACGGGATCGGGCAGTACAAACTGCGGTGGCTGGGCCTGGAACAGCCCGAACCCGTACGGGAGCTGCAGCGCCGGATCAAGCACCTCTTTGATCCGGCCGGCATCCTGAACCCCGGAAAGGCGATCTAG
- a CDS encoding DUF4032 domain-containing protein, which yields MTEESNAQWHDEPTDYGQIGKLPRFEAASANDDKNSNVSSNLSITAASADPGLLDLPWHVALEDWPAEYLAALPRGISRHIVRFAHLGGSVIAIKETSEHVARHEYHMLRKLARLDVPCVEPVAVITGRTTPDGRPLNPVLVTRHLKFSMPYRALFSQMLRKDTLTRLIDAQALLMVRLHLIGFYWGDVSLSNTLFRRDAGAFAAYLVDAETGELYPDLSTGQREYDLEIARVNIAGELMDLLDGGLIEEKVDPVATSELIMDSYRRLWTELTEKESFEIGERWRVAARIRKLNELGFDVEEYAIKTTQNGSTIQLQPKVVDAGHHQRRLLRLTGLDAQENQARRLLNDMDSFRADNNPAMDEEYSAHLWVSQIFEPIVRSIPRDLSGKLEPAEAVHEVLEHRWYMSEKQERHIPLAEAVQSYIDSILRHRRDEAAIMLNPDTELLKILEVETEQSRYGDEDIDEYPDSDD from the coding sequence ATGACCGAGGAAAGCAACGCCCAATGGCACGACGAACCCACCGACTACGGCCAGATCGGCAAACTGCCTCGGTTTGAAGCGGCCAGCGCCAACGACGACAAGAATTCCAACGTCTCCAGCAACCTGAGCATCACCGCCGCCTCTGCTGATCCCGGGCTCCTGGACCTGCCATGGCACGTTGCGCTGGAGGACTGGCCGGCTGAATACCTTGCAGCCCTTCCCCGCGGTATTTCCCGGCACATCGTGCGGTTCGCCCACTTGGGCGGTTCCGTGATCGCCATCAAGGAAACGTCCGAACACGTGGCCCGGCACGAGTACCACATGCTCCGCAAGCTGGCGCGCCTGGACGTGCCCTGCGTCGAGCCGGTGGCCGTGATCACCGGGCGCACCACACCGGACGGCAGGCCGCTGAACCCGGTGCTGGTCACGCGGCACCTGAAGTTCTCCATGCCCTACCGGGCGCTCTTCTCCCAGATGCTGCGCAAGGACACCCTGACGCGCCTGATCGATGCGCAGGCGCTGCTGATGGTGCGGCTGCACCTCATCGGTTTCTACTGGGGCGACGTCTCACTCTCCAACACCCTCTTCCGCCGCGACGCCGGCGCTTTCGCCGCCTACCTGGTGGACGCCGAGACCGGCGAGCTGTATCCGGACCTTTCCACCGGCCAGCGCGAGTACGATCTTGAGATTGCCCGGGTCAACATCGCCGGGGAGCTGATGGATCTGCTGGACGGCGGCCTGATCGAGGAGAAGGTGGACCCGGTGGCCACCAGCGAACTCATCATGGACAGCTACCGGCGGCTCTGGACCGAGCTGACGGAGAAGGAGTCCTTCGAGATCGGCGAACGCTGGCGCGTGGCCGCCCGGATCCGGAAACTCAACGAACTGGGGTTCGACGTTGAGGAATACGCGATCAAGACTACCCAGAACGGCTCCACCATCCAGCTCCAGCCCAAGGTGGTGGACGCGGGCCACCACCAGCGCAGGCTGTTGCGGCTCACAGGACTGGACGCCCAGGAGAACCAGGCCCGCCGCCTGCTCAACGACATGGACTCTTTCCGTGCGGACAACAACCCCGCCATGGATGAGGAATACAGCGCCCATCTGTGGGTCAGCCAGATCTTCGAGCCCATCGTCCGTTCGATTCCGCGCGACCTCTCCGGCAAACTCGAACCGGCGGAGGCTGTCCACGAAGTGCTGGAACACCGCTGGTACATGTCCGAGAAGCAGGAACGGCACATCCCGCTCGCCGAGGCCGTGCAGTCGTACATCGATTCCATCCTCCGGCACCGCCGCGACGAGGCAGCAATCATGCTCAACCCGGACACCGAACTGCTCAAGATCCTCGAGGTGGAAACCGAGCAGTCCCGGTACGGCGATGAAGACATCGACGAATACCCAGACTCCGACGACTAG